The following are from one region of the Patescibacteria group bacterium genome:
- a CDS encoding aminotransferase class I/II-fold pyridoxal phosphate-dependent enzyme — protein sequence MREKKKSILNFSAVALFLSPKFRFLYDKIIRKSAKLLIFGYVICNSKNIGMAGIRIGYILTSECLAGMIEKFKPMMEVSSLAVNAIVAICSSRKYLKSAVKDIVISRGKFTYGLRDLGYNAIERGGNFILVDFGDKRKEVLESLGKNNIEYRIFGSPLKKYTRITVGKYKIMNYVLKIIRKHNK from the coding sequence ATGAGGGAAAAGAAAAAGAGCATTTTAAACTTTTCAGCGGTTGCACTTTTTCTTTCACCCAAATTTCGCTTCCTCTATGATAAAATAATAAGGAAGTCGGCGAAACTTCTCATATTCGGATACGTTATATGCAATTCAAAAAATATAGGAATGGCAGGGATTAGAATTGGGTATATTTTAACCTCTGAATGTTTAGCGGGAATGATAGAAAAATTTAAGCCGATGATGGAGGTAAGCTCTTTGGCGGTAAATGCAATTGTAGCTATTTGTTCCAGTAGGAAATATTTAAAGAGTGCCGTAAAAGATATTGTTATTTCACGGGGTAAGTTTACATATGGTTTAAGAGATTTAGGGTATAATGCTATTGAAAGAGGAGGTAATTTTATTCTTGTTGATTTTGGAGATAAGCGAAAGGAGGTCTTAGAAAGTTTAGGAAAGAATAATATAGAATATAGAATTTTTGGCAGTCCACTGAAAAAATATACCAGAATAACAGTCGGGAAATACAAGATAATGAACTATGTATTGAAAATTATTAGAAAACATAATAAATAA
- the cysS gene encoding cysteine--tRNA ligase, whose amino-acid sequence MIKIYNSLTRKKEDFVPLLEGELKMYACGITPYDEIHIGHARQAVVYDVVRAYFEYLGYKITYVRNFTDVDDKIIKRANEEGRDSIEVSEHYIKENSEDLEKLKVKHATHEPKVTDCIADIIEYIQVLIDKGFAYVVKGEVFFDIDKFTEYGKLSNRKRDDLIDSEDSPNKKNNNDFALWKPHKPGEPYWDSPWSKGRPGWHIECSVMAHKYLGDEIDIHGGGLDLIFPHHENEIAQSEAYSGKAFAKYWVHNGLVMINGTKMSKSLGNFLTVKDALKKYFPEEIRYVILTNTYSSNIDFLDDLFLNARKRLYYFYTTLLRMEEFANGADAKVDSDRVPGVIIGLEGKFNELMDDNFNTPRVISEITEIFKELNKIIDSNKYSTEEKSGIFKSFFQIFNKISSVLRLFEDSPNEYLSKLKEKILTEKNITENFINSKLEERQSAKKIKDYEKADSIKEELKSKGISIQDSPDSVKWEIIF is encoded by the coding sequence ATGATAAAAATCTATAATTCTTTAACAAGAAAAAAGGAAGATTTTGTACCGCTTTTGGAGGGTGAGTTGAAAATGTATGCTTGTGGTATAACTCCTTATGATGAAATTCATATTGGACATGCTAGACAAGCAGTCGTTTATGATGTTGTTAGGGCTTATTTTGAATATCTTGGATATAAGATTACATATGTAAGAAATTTTACAGATGTAGATGACAAGATAATCAAAAGAGCAAATGAGGAGGGCAGAGATAGTATAGAGGTAAGCGAGCATTATATCAAGGAAAATTCAGAAGATTTGGAAAAACTTAAAGTTAAGCACGCTACCCATGAGCCAAAAGTCACTGATTGTATTGCTGACATAATAGAGTATATTCAGGTTCTTATCGACAAAGGTTTTGCCTATGTTGTTAAAGGCGAAGTGTTTTTTGATATCGATAAATTTACTGAATACGGCAAGTTGTCCAACCGGAAAAGAGATGATTTGATAGACTCTGAAGATTCTCCAAACAAAAAGAATAACAATGATTTTGCTTTGTGGAAACCTCATAAGCCAGGCGAGCCATACTGGGATTCGCCTTGGTCAAAAGGTCGGCCTGGATGGCACATCGAATGTTCAGTAATGGCTCATAAATATCTTGGCGATGAAATAGATATCCATGGAGGCGGATTGGATTTAATATTTCCTCATCATGAAAATGAAATTGCTCAAAGCGAGGCTTATTCAGGTAAAGCTTTTGCAAAATACTGGGTTCATAATGGTCTGGTAATGATCAACGGAACTAAGATGAGTAAAAGTTTGGGAAATTTTTTGACAGTTAAGGATGCTTTGAAAAAATATTTTCCAGAAGAAATCAGATATGTAATATTAACCAATACTTATAGTTCTAATATCGATTTTTTAGATGATCTATTCTTGAATGCCAGAAAGAGACTTTATTATTTTTATACTACTCTTTTGCGAATGGAGGAATTTGCCAATGGTGCGGATGCTAAAGTTGATTCAGATCGAGTCCCTGGAGTTATTATCGGTCTTGAGGGAAAGTTTAATGAGTTAATGGATGATAATTTTAATACTCCTAGAGTAATTTCCGAAATAACGGAAATATTCAAAGAGTTGAATAAGATTATTGATTCCAATAAATATTCTACCGAAGAAAAGAGCGGTATCTTTAAATCCTTTTTCCAAATTTTTAACAAAATTTCTTCTGTTTTAAGACTCTTTGAAGATAGTCCAAATGAATATCTTTCAAAATTAAAAGAGAAAATCTTGACAGAAAAAAATATAACTGAGAATTTTATTAATTCAAAGCTGGAAGAGCGTCAATCTGCCAAAAAAATAAAAGACTATGAAAAGGCAGATAGTATAAAGGAGGAACTAAAATCAAAGGGGATATCAATTCAAGATTCTCCTGATTCTGTAAAATGGGAAATTATTTTTTAG
- a CDS encoding aldolase/citrate lyase family protein, with the protein MTKLEIKMLNFLKELKKKYSVVGIKAEFEAEGSRLTELLRLKEIVAKAGLGLTIKTGGAEAIRDLYDARLIGVSGIVAPMIESPFALKKFLSAIDTAFPEKEEREDISFFVNIETIDAYNNFDEMLEIENINKLAGIVLGRSDMSCSLGLAKKDINSTKLFKIAETLIKKIKKKDLKFIIGGSVDIKSLDFFNKLPKTNFVGFETRKVIFECPTALNRQAKEGIQKALEFELLWLLNKKDYYNKISAEDSERIKKLQKKYNLK; encoded by the coding sequence ATGACTAAATTAGAAATAAAAATGTTAAATTTTTTGAAGGAGTTAAAGAAAAAATATTCAGTCGTTGGCATAAAGGCTGAATTTGAAGCAGAAGGAAGTCGCTTGACTGAACTTTTACGCTTAAAGGAGATAGTCGCCAAAGCTGGCTTGGGTTTGACTATAAAAACAGGAGGCGCTGAAGCTATTAGGGATTTATATGATGCAAGGCTTATTGGTGTTTCCGGTATAGTCGCTCCTATGATTGAATCTCCTTTTGCTTTAAAAAAATTTTTATCGGCAATAGACACAGCTTTCCCAGAAAAAGAGGAAAGAGAGGATATTTCCTTTTTCGTTAATATAGAAACAATTGATGCATATAATAATTTTGACGAAATGCTTGAGATAGAGAATATAAATAAATTAGCAGGAATTGTTTTGGGTAGATCAGATATGTCTTGTTCTCTTGGGCTCGCAAAGAAAGATATTAACTCAACTAAATTATTTAAAATAGCAGAAACTCTTATTAAAAAAATAAAAAAGAAAGATTTAAAATTTATAATTGGCGGATCTGTTGATATTAAATCTTTAGATTTTTTTAATAAACTTCCGAAAACTAATTTTGTTGGATTTGAAACCAGAAAAGTAATATTTGAATGCCCAACTGCGCTTAATCGACAAGCTAAGGAGGGAATACAAAAGGCCTTGGAATTTGAGTTATTATGGTTACTGAATAAAAAAGATTATTATAATAAAATTTCAGCTGAAGATAGCGAGAGAATTAAAAAATTACAAAAAAAGTATAATCTTAAATAA
- a CDS encoding pitrilysin family protein — MLKFYLKKLKNNLTVFIIKTQKLSSLDITLYIKTGSVYEDKKNNGISHLLEHLLFLKTKQLELHPIVLDIYPYTRKDFTYFEITTYKDLINDALSSLFSVIAFPDFTENNLKIIKKITTEEIMEFYDNPCDVLNQKIDQFLYQKNSLALNVASSEENLKNITIANLKEWYKNFYVPSNMILTLVGDINISKTIKQINNIFHFNNLSDRTSKNKKIGKIVYPKTISKPIKLKSSNNFKQTYLTFVFPVSSINNSKYTHFILLAEILNKKIRQKMENSGLFYDIQFCYHHYLNVGEFRIITACKKNNTDKIIKKIYNFINAIKISDSFFNETKKYIKYQFLLKEDNVDELSSLSLYLLNNNSKLTTLKDEIDKIDSIKFDEIITIKKKYFNKKNSYHFLMN, encoded by the coding sequence ATGTTAAAATTTTATCTTAAAAAATTGAAAAATAATTTAACTGTATTTATTATTAAAACACAAAAATTATCATCTCTTGATATTACTTTGTATATTAAGACTGGTTCAGTTTATGAAGATAAAAAAAATAATGGAATTTCCCATTTACTTGAACATTTGCTCTTTCTAAAAACTAAACAACTTGAATTACATCCCATTGTCCTTGATATATATCCATATACTAGAAAGGATTTTACTTATTTTGAAATTACTACTTATAAAGATTTAATAAATGATGCTCTGTCATCTCTATTTTCAGTAATTGCATTTCCTGATTTTACAGAAAATAATCTTAAAATTATTAAAAAAATTACCACAGAAGAAATAATGGAATTTTATGATAATCCTTGTGATGTTTTAAATCAAAAAATAGATCAATTTTTATATCAAAAGAACAGCTTGGCGCTTAATGTGGCAAGTAGCGAAGAAAATCTAAAAAATATTACCATAGCAAATTTAAAAGAATGGTATAAAAATTTTTATGTTCCAAGCAATATGATTTTAACCTTAGTTGGTGATATAAATATCAGCAAAACAATAAAACAAATTAATAATATTTTCCATTTTAATAATTTATCTGATAGAACAAGTAAAAATAAAAAAATTGGCAAGATTGTTTATCCCAAGACTATATCAAAGCCAATCAAATTAAAAAGTAGTAATAATTTTAAACAAACATATTTAACTTTTGTCTTCCCAGTGTCCAGCATTAATAATTCAAAATATACTCATTTTATTTTGTTAGCAGAAATTTTAAATAAAAAAATAAGGCAAAAAATGGAAAATAGCGGCCTCTTTTATGATATTCAGTTTTGTTACCATCACTATTTAAATGTAGGAGAATTTAGGATAATAACTGCTTGTAAAAAAAATAATACGGATAAAATAATAAAAAAAATTTATAATTTTATTAATGCTATTAAAATATCGGATTCATTTTTTAATGAAACAAAAAAATATATTAAATATCAATTTTTATTAAAAGAGGATAATGTAGACGAATTGTCATCTTTGTCTTTGTATTTATTAAATAACAATTCTAAATTAACTACTCTTAAAGATGAAATAGATAAAATTGACAGTATAAAATTTGATGAAATAATCACTATTAAGAAAAAATATTTTAATAAGAAAAACAGTTATCATTTTCTAATGAATTAA
- a CDS encoding radical SAM protein, translated as MEKQKYQLSPNIRIISDSESDMAMVYHALYGNPRIINDEGLRFLNLFKRPSSAEEISEICDDNPKGTIQEFAEIFFLVEPGFDEKKFLREKKEQQLIEVQKQRTVDRMGLAISDSCNFGCTHCIHFQPATNLDQVLPIYQRAAPQLNMTWEIAKRCVDQYVALMREQEKTHGKIHFGNAEPLVNWPVIEQVLEYCDKMSDFSFEFAINTNLVLMTKQIAETFKRYQVRIATSLDGTQIANDAIRITKGGRGTFTRILEKFDLLSEIGYSLDGFSITVTRGNFELIDTDILDLAIERRMSSIAFDYDLVGLIHISAEERIAKLMRLKKYANEHGIDFFGTWDSPFRNLTSESLLSGDHAFCAAVQGKSIEFNVNGSIKICSHTTTTIGHLDSFDEMFGKNGGLTQIVANRFPGTDEYCSGCEIEGPCGGQCHVTREVVSRSMGGEQQEIFTDMCNFYRGITKALAIEYIRSS; from the coding sequence ATGGAAAAACAAAAGTATCAGTTATCCCCAAATATCCGCATTATATCTGATTCTGAATCAGATATGGCGATGGTTTATCACGCCCTATATGGTAATCCTCGAATTATCAATGACGAGGGTTTGCGATTTTTGAATCTTTTCAAACGACCAAGCAGCGCAGAAGAAATCTCTGAAATTTGCGACGACAATCCAAAGGGTACAATTCAAGAGTTCGCCGAGATTTTCTTTCTTGTCGAACCCGGCTTTGACGAGAAAAAATTCCTACGAGAGAAGAAAGAACAACAACTCATCGAAGTACAGAAGCAAAGGACGGTTGACCGAATGGGCCTCGCAATCAGCGATTCGTGCAACTTTGGATGTACACACTGCATTCATTTCCAGCCTGCGACCAATCTTGATCAAGTGCTGCCTATATATCAACGAGCGGCTCCGCAACTCAATATGACTTGGGAAATCGCAAAGCGATGCGTAGATCAGTATGTTGCATTAATGAGAGAGCAAGAAAAGACTCACGGAAAGATACATTTTGGAAACGCAGAACCGTTAGTCAATTGGCCTGTTATTGAGCAAGTGCTTGAATACTGCGATAAGATGAGCGATTTCTCATTTGAATTTGCCATCAATACAAATCTGGTACTCATGACAAAGCAGATCGCCGAGACATTCAAACGATATCAAGTCCGTATCGCAACGTCACTTGACGGAACTCAAATAGCTAACGATGCTATTCGCATTACAAAAGGTGGGCGGGGAACATTTACCCGCATCCTTGAGAAGTTCGATCTCCTATCAGAGATCGGTTATTCGCTTGATGGATTCAGTATCACTGTTACAAGAGGCAACTTCGAACTCATTGACACAGATATTTTAGACTTGGCCATTGAAAGAAGAATGTCTTCAATCGCTTTCGATTATGACCTTGTTGGTCTGATTCACATTTCTGCTGAGGAACGAATTGCAAAACTCATGCGACTCAAAAAGTACGCCAATGAACACGGCATTGACTTCTTTGGAACATGGGATTCTCCGTTTCGTAATCTGACCTCAGAAAGTCTATTGTCTGGAGATCACGCGTTTTGTGCCGCCGTTCAAGGCAAATCCATTGAGTTTAATGTGAATGGCAGTATCAAGATCTGTAGTCACACCACCACGACGATCGGGCATCTCGACAGCTTCGATGAGATGTTCGGAAAAAATGGTGGTTTAACACAGATTGTTGCCAATCGTTTTCCGGGGACAGATGAATACTGTTCCGGGTGCGAGATTGAAGGTCCGTGCGGTGGACAATGCCATGTCACCAGAGAGGTTGTTTCTCGTTCAATGGGTGGGGAACAACAAGAAATTTTTACAGATATGTGTAATTTCTATCGCGGAATCACAAAAGCGCTTGCGATAGAGTATATCCGGTCAAGCTGA
- a CDS encoding aminoglycoside phosphotransferase family protein, with translation MKNYLLRIKKIKRQFAIPVGENFTVAPSGTNYKVFLSDNYVIRFRDDNPKLLLREANFLKRLNYQLIPKVLWYGKIDELFFMVENRLPGQTMDLTWKNLSSSSKSDIIKQVVEFLQYQRIIIKDNIYSVKTGKKYKRFLDYLTDGVKQKSIDIKKFEQANKLLRDLFLIINNPEIKNLFTTKIKFTLVHGDLIIHNLLTDGKNLTGVLDWELALFGDPNYDLSRLFYYQECAKAYQEQGVDETFEADYMDKLIAAIWESTLVEDKKLFQKKYQFVYAIFYLNALHWAVSSNNPQKNIYELVVQWDKKKWG, from the coding sequence ATGAAAAATTATCTTTTACGAATTAAAAAAATTAAGAGACAATTTGCCATCCCCGTAGGGGAAAATTTTACGGTTGCGCCAAGTGGCACTAACTACAAAGTTTTTCTCTCGGATAACTATGTTATACGTTTTAGGGACGATAACCCTAAACTTTTACTAAGAGAGGCAAATTTTTTAAAGCGTCTTAATTATCAATTAATACCAAAAGTTTTATGGTATGGAAAAATTGATGAATTATTTTTTATGGTTGAGAATCGCCTTCCCGGACAGACAATGGATTTAACTTGGAAAAATCTTTCGTCAAGCAGTAAAAGTGATATTATCAAACAAGTCGTTGAATTTCTTCAGTATCAGAGAATCATAATAAAAGATAATATTTATTCGGTAAAAACAGGTAAAAAATATAAAAGGTTTTTGGACTACCTTACAGATGGAGTAAAGCAGAAAAGTATTGATATTAAAAAATTTGAGCAAGCTAATAAATTATTGCGGGATTTATTTTTAATAATTAATAACCCCGAAATTAAAAATCTATTTACTACTAAAATAAAGTTTACCTTAGTTCATGGCGATCTTATTATTCATAATTTACTTACTGATGGTAAAAATTTAACGGGGGTACTTGATTGGGAATTAGCGTTATTTGGCGATCCCAACTATGATCTCTCTCGCCTCTTTTATTATCAAGAGTGCGCTAAAGCATATCAAGAGCAGGGCGTTGATGAAACATTTGAAGCTGATTATATGGATAAACTCATTGCGGCGATTTGGGAATCCACTCTTGTAGAAGATAAAAAATTATTTCAGAAAAAATATCAGTTTGTTTATGCCATTTTTTATCTTAACGCGCTTCATTGGGCAGTGAGCTCAAATAATCCTCAAAAAAATATTTATGAACTTGTGGTGCAGTGGGACAAAAAAAAGTGGGGTTAA
- the uppS gene encoding polyprenyl diphosphate synthase, whose product MPRNINHLGIIMDGNRRWARNKGLPTLKGHSKGYDKIKEVGELCLKKGIKILTIYAFSTENWNRSKKEVGYLMKLLKNAMINEIEYFKKQNIQVRVIGRISDLSSDMQKSIQKMEQATKNCKKGLLNIAISYGGRVEIVNAIKKIIQEKIPADKITEKIVNDNLYTAGLPDTDLIIRTSGEQRLSGFLLWQSSYSELYFPSVCWPDFSESDLDEAIDWFNNRDRRFGGDAKK is encoded by the coding sequence ATGCCTAGAAATATAAACCATTTAGGAATTATAATGGATGGGAACAGAAGATGGGCGCGAAACAAAGGCCTGCCGACTTTAAAAGGCCACAGCAAAGGATATGACAAAATCAAAGAGGTTGGAGAGTTATGCTTAAAAAAAGGAATAAAAATTTTAACTATTTACGCTTTTTCAACTGAAAATTGGAACAGATCAAAAAAAGAAGTCGGTTATTTAATGAAATTGTTAAAAAACGCGATGATAAACGAGATAGAATATTTTAAAAAACAAAATATTCAAGTGCGTGTTATTGGGAGAATTTCTGATCTGTCGTCTGATATGCAAAAAAGCATTCAAAAAATGGAACAAGCAACTAAAAATTGCAAAAAAGGACTTTTAAATATTGCTATTAGTTATGGAGGAAGAGTAGAAATTGTTAATGCCATAAAAAAAATTATACAAGAAAAAATACCCGCTGACAAAATAACAGAAAAAATAGTTAATGATAATCTTTATACTGCTGGATTGCCTGACACTGATTTAATTATCAGAACATCCGGAGAACAGCGGCTTTCTGGCTTTCTTCTTTGGCAGTCATCATATAGCGAGTTATATTTTCCATCTGTTTGCTGGCCTGACTTTTCCGAAAGCGACTTAGATGAAGCAATTGACTGGTTTAACAATCGCGATAGAAGATTTGGCGGCGACGCAAAAAAGTAG
- the rpmG gene encoding 50S ribosomal protein L33: MSQDNLIKLECSKCHRINYYSQKNKKTIKNRLELKKYCKFCKAHTLHKETK; this comes from the coding sequence ATGTCGCAAGATAACCTAATAAAATTAGAATGTTCTAAATGCCACAGAATAAATTATTATTCTCAAAAAAATAAAAAAACAATAAAAAACCGTTTAGAACTAAAAAAATATTGCAAATTTTGCAAAGCTCATACTCTTCATAAAGAAACAAAATAA
- the nusB gene encoding transcription antitermination factor NusB has translation MSNRHLGRTVAMQTLYQIDFRNAFHSDYNRLKDDAVIKNVKEEADKNIKGFAPGINEKDFITNIIDGVIENLVKIDKTITKYAPEWPINQITNIDRNILRIGVYELCYDKNIPAKVAINEAIELAKTFGGTSSGKFVNGVLGSIYKDIEKKII, from the coding sequence ATGTCTAATCGCCACCTTGGAAGAACAGTAGCAATGCAGACTCTGTATCAAATAGATTTCCGCAATGCTTTTCATTCTGACTATAATCGACTCAAAGATGATGCTGTTATTAAAAATGTAAAAGAAGAAGCTGATAAAAATATAAAAGGATTTGCTCCCGGAATAAATGAAAAAGACTTTATTACCAATATTATAGATGGTGTTATTGAAAATTTGGTTAAAATTGATAAAACAATAACTAAATACGCACCTGAATGGCCTATTAACCAAATTACCAACATAGACAGAAATATTTTGCGTATCGGAGTTTATGAATTATGTTATGATAAAAATATTCCCGCAAAAGTCGCAATTAACGAAGCAATAGAATTAGCAAAAACTTTTGGCGGAACTTCTTCTGGAAAATTTGTTAATGGAGTGCTCGGCAGTATCTATAAAGATATAGAAAAAAAAATAATATAA
- the rpmF gene encoding 50S ribosomal protein L32, whose translation MSVPKKRRTKSSIKKRQSHNALKKISLSKCPKCKQPILSHTVCKNCGTYKGKQVLKIAVSKKKKDEKKDKEKK comes from the coding sequence ATGTCAGTACCAAAAAAACGCCGCACAAAATCATCAATCAAAAAAAGGCAGTCGCATAACGCATTAAAAAAAATAAGCCTTTCTAAATGCCCAAAATGCAAGCAACCAATATTATCTCATACTGTTTGTAAAAATTGCGGAACATACAAAGGCAAGCAGGTTTTAAAAATCGCTGTTTCAAAAAAGAAAAAAGACGAAAAAAAAGATAAAGAAAAAAAATAA
- the gyrA gene encoding DNA gyrase subunit A translates to MKKDKNNNINKEDKQTEIIEKIEDLAIVDEMKESYLDYAMSVIISRALPDARDGLKPVHRRILYAMWSIGLKHTAKFRKSATVVGEVLGKYHPHGDAAVYESMVRMAQDFSLRYTLVRGQGNFGSMDGDKAAAMRYTEAKLEQITEEVLKDIDKDTVDFVPNYDGSQKEPRILPSKLPILLLNGTLGIAVGMATNIPPHNLEELIDALEYLIDKPDATIDDLIKFVKGPDFPTGGIIYNKKEIREAYNTGRGRVTMRAKTEIVEVKTNQFQIIVSEIPYQVNKATLIEKIADLVRNKKIDGIKDLRDESKGLEDIRIVIELKRDSYPKKILNRLFKLTPLQENFNFNMLALINGIQPKVLNLKTALEEHIKHRLTVIERRCKFELQKALDRAHILEGLKIALDKIDAVIKVIKKSKDKEEAKINLIKKFKLSEKQSVAILEMKLQNLANLERMKIEDELKEKKKIIKELKKILASKKLMSNIVKDELKEVKEKFADERRTKVVAGAVGEFSAEDLVPNESTIIAITRDGYIKRMSPDNFKTQSRGGKGVIGLTTKEEDLVEHFFTAMTHSDVLFFTTKGRVFQLKAYDIPQATRQSKGQAIVNFLQLGSDELISAVLPFDELEECKYIIMQTKNGLIKKVAISDFTNVRRSGLIAIKLKNDDLLEWVSPSSGKDNIIIATTLGKSIKFNEKGVRSMGRNASGVKGIRLKKDDRVIGMDVIDFQAKEKNLQVLIISKNGFGKKTKLSEYRLQSRGGSGIKTAKITSRTGNLIAMVITNSKILDEDIIIISKLGQIIRLPLKSVNSLGRSTQGVKLMRFKNKEDEVANITFI, encoded by the coding sequence CACAGAAGAATTCTTTACGCGATGTGGAGCATTGGGCTGAAACATACGGCTAAATTCAGAAAATCAGCCACAGTAGTTGGTGAAGTTCTTGGTAAATATCATCCTCATGGAGACGCCGCTGTTTATGAAAGTATGGTAAGAATGGCGCAAGACTTTTCTTTGCGTTATACATTAGTAAGAGGACAGGGAAACTTTGGATCAATGGACGGAGATAAGGCAGCAGCTATGAGATATACAGAGGCAAAGCTGGAACAAATTACTGAAGAAGTTTTAAAAGACATTGATAAAGATACTGTTGATTTTGTTCCTAATTATGATGGAAGCCAAAAAGAACCAAGGATTCTACCCTCTAAACTCCCTATTCTTTTATTAAATGGAACATTGGGAATTGCAGTTGGCATGGCAACAAATATTCCACCGCATAATTTAGAAGAACTTATAGACGCGCTTGAATATTTGATTGACAAGCCTGATGCCACAATTGACGATTTAATAAAATTTGTTAAAGGTCCTGATTTTCCAACAGGCGGAATTATTTATAATAAAAAAGAAATAAGAGAAGCGTATAACACTGGACGAGGAAGAGTAACAATGCGGGCTAAAACTGAAATAGTGGAAGTGAAAACTAATCAGTTCCAAATTATTGTTTCAGAAATTCCCTATCAAGTTAATAAAGCTACTTTAATAGAAAAAATAGCTGACTTGGTTAGAAATAAAAAAATAGACGGGATTAAAGATTTGAGAGATGAATCAAAAGGGCTGGAAGATATAAGAATTGTTATTGAATTAAAACGCGATTCTTATCCTAAAAAAATATTAAATCGCTTATTTAAATTAACGCCTTTGCAAGAAAATTTTAACTTTAATATGTTAGCGTTAATCAATGGGATACAGCCTAAGGTACTAAATTTAAAAACAGCGTTAGAAGAACACATTAAACACAGATTGACAGTTATTGAAAGAAGGTGCAAATTTGAATTGCAAAAAGCTCTTGACCGCGCGCATATTTTAGAAGGTTTAAAAATCGCTTTAGATAAAATTGACGCTGTTATCAAAGTGATTAAAAAATCCAAAGACAAGGAAGAAGCAAAAATCAATTTAATAAAAAAATTCAAACTTTCTGAAAAACAATCAGTTGCTATTTTAGAAATGAAATTGCAAAATTTGGCAAATTTGGAAAGAATGAAAATTGAAGATGAACTAAAAGAAAAGAAAAAAATTATTAAAGAATTAAAAAAAATATTAGCGTCTAAAAAGTTGATGTCAAATATAGTAAAAGATGAATTAAAAGAAGTTAAAGAAAAATTTGCTGACGAAAGAAGAACAAAAGTTGTTGCCGGAGCTGTTGGGGAATTTTCAGCGGAAGATTTGGTTCCTAATGAATCAACGATTATCGCGATAACTCGCGACGGATATATTAAAAGAATGTCTCCTGATAATTTTAAAACTCAATCTCGCGGAGGAAAAGGAGTTATTGGCTTAACAACAAAAGAAGAAGATTTAGTAGAACATTTTTTTACCGCAATGACACATTCTGATGTTCTATTTTTTACGACAAAAGGAAGAGTATTCCAATTAAAAGCTTATGATATTCCGCAGGCAACCCGCCAGTCAAAAGGACAAGCAATCGTAAATTTTTTACAATTAGGATCTGACGAACTTATTTCAGCTGTTCTTCCTTTTGATGAATTAGAAGAATGCAAATATATAATAATGCAAACAAAAAATGGCTTAATAAAAAAAGTAGCTATATCAGACTTTACTAATGTGAGAAGAAGCGGACTTATCGCAATTAAACTTAAAAATGACGACCTATTAGAATGGGTTAGCCCGTCTTCTGGAAAAGATAATATTATAATTGCCACAACTCTTGGCAAGTCAATAAAATTTAATGAAAAAGGCGTCCGTTCAATGGGAAGAAACGCAAGCGGAGTTAAGGGAATAAGGCTGAAAAAAGATGATAGAGTGATTGGAATGGATGTCATTGATTTTCAAGCAAAAGAAAAAAATTTGCAAGTTTTAATAATTAGCAAAAATGGCTTTGGCAAAAAAACAAAATTGTCTGAATATCGTTTGCAATCAAGAGGAGGATCAGGAATAAAAACAGCAAAAATAACATCGCGAACAGGAAATTTAATAGCTATGGTTATTACAAATTCTAAAATCTTGGACGAGGATATTATTATCATTTCCAAACTTGGACAAATTATCAGGCTTCCTCTAAAATCTGTTAATTCATTGGGAAGGTCAACGCAAGGAGTAAAGCTTATGAGATTTAAAAATAAGGAAGATGAAGTAGCTAATATAACTTTTATATAA